A segment of the Halostagnicola kamekurae genome:
TCCGACGCTTCTATCTGTTCGACGTGATCTGTGGCTGAGACACTCAGCCCGGAACCACCGAGTACCGTCGTCGTAAACAGGCCGGTCCCTGTCACTCGGAGTGCATTCCGACGGCTGAGCCGCAATAATTCGTTCATCGACTCTTCACTTTCCTGTAGATTGTTATCTTGTACCACAACTAGGTTGAGTACGAGAATTATTTTCAAACTAGTGGTTTTTATCGTTTCTGATCGATATATACATCATAATACTGTACTTGTTCAATAGAAGATTCAAGGATAGTGAAAATATTCTCCCTGCATTTCCCGTAGAGTATTTCGAATTCCAGTTCATCGCGGGAAGGAATGTTCGAGCTCAAAATTTGAGCGGAACGCTAAGGCCAAAACGGGAGATAGCCTTATTCATTTTCACATGCCACTTAGCAAGTAATATACTCATCTATATATTGTCTTATTAATCGTGCTGTCACTGTCTAGTTTTACACCACCTCAACGGGAGTTGGCCCGTTTAATGCTTGATTCAGCCGATGTGATTATAGTGATGAGCGTGTCATACGATAATATCCATATTTTTAATTTAACTAGTTAGACTACCTTCAGCTGTGGTGATACCTAACTCACTCACCGGTACCGAATCTCTTCTTCAGTAGCAACCGCTGGCCGGAACTCGTCACTGGCTGCCTCGCAGCAATCGTCTGAGTCATTGATCGACGACGCGATGACCAGTTACTAATTGCTCAGTAACCCTGCGGTCCCCATCCGGGTCAGCGAGCAGGATCGAATGTGTGACGATATCAAGTGCTCGCCCCACAATCTGGTAGAATTGATTAAGGATACAGCCTGACAATCAGGCTGTGATACAGACCTCTGGAGACTGGCGAGGAATCAACCGTCTATCTTAGCGAACTGATAGTCTGGCACCCGGAGACGCAAACAGAATTCTCAAAAAAGCTGGCTGGATTGTATAGACGATTCTCTTGAAAAGCCTGCTGCAGTCTTCTAATACGAAATTTGACTCATTTCCCCCTGGTATGGACTACGGAAGATAAATCGAGTGGTCGTTCAAGTCTGTCGATTTGAGTTCATAGGAGTCGGTGTCACTCGAGGTGAAGCAGACCGCCGGAGCTATGTTGATCTCTGGGTGCTCACTCGGTCTGGGCGTGCTGTGAACCAACGCGAGGCGAACGCTGTAGCTCGCGAGCTCGAAGAGCAGGTCTTTGACAGGGACAGATATGCCTACGATATTGACGTTGAGTCGGTCAATTCGACCCCCGATTACACAACAGCCATCCGAGAAATCGTCGTTTCGGGTATCCCACACTACACCACCGATGGCTTTGAGAGCGTTGAGGAGTACCTGTTGGAAGTGAGCAGCGATAACGCGTAGTCGGTACGGAGCGTACCGAGCGCCTGTTTCAAAGGTACTCTAGTAACCGTTAGAACTTTTCACTCATCACTTGTTACAAGAGATAGTGAATCATCTCGACGAGATCTCCGTCGAGGAATTGCATGACGCTCTCGACAATGTGGACCGAAAGAAGTCGAGACAACGGCTCTTACGGCCGTCGCATACAAGAACGGTGTGACACAAACTGAGCTATCCGAGTGGTACGACGTTCAGCGGCGGACGATCTACAGCTGGCTCAATCGACTCGTCGGTGTCGAGTCGCTTGAGCAAGCCGTTTCTGACAAGAAACGAACTGATAGGAAGCGAAAACTCACAGAACTACAGCAAGAAGAATTCGAAGATAATTCGATCGTCGTATTGGATGGAGCGCCGTATTTTCAGGCGTCGACTGTCACGGGCCGCCAGGTCCGTGACGACCTTGCCTTCGTGACGTTACCATCGTATTCGCCGGATCTGAACGCTGTCGAGGAATGCTGGAGACAGCTTCAAGCAGCTCTCAGCAACCGCTTCTTGACTCGCTCGACGAGGTTACGACAGCAATCGACACTGCTCTCGACCAACTCCCTATCCCTAACATGAGCAATTACTTCTAGGTTCTACTATGGAAGAACTCCCAGAGTTTGAGGACAGCCATGTCATCCTCCCGGATCGGCCCGGCCACGGCTACCGAGTCGATTCAGACGCACGCGAGGAGTACGCCGTCTCATTCAACTGATCGTGACTTCACCGGTGCTACAACTGGAGTCCGCTGCGGGTACGGTCCTACTCCCACCCAATATGTCTCGATATTCGATATCCTTTTTAGCCACACAGGAAAAATTGGTAGTGATGACACACACCATACTAGTGACTGACTTTGATTTCTCCGATCTATCGATTGAACGCGATCAATTACCAGATTCCGATGTAGAGATCGTTGAAGGGCAGGCACGGAGTGAAGCGGACTTAGTCGAGACCGTTAAAGAGGTCAAGCCTGACGCGCTGTTGAACCAATATGCACCAGTCACGCGGGCCATCTTTGAGGCCCATTCCGGAATTCAAGCGGTTGGAAGATACGGTATCGGCGTCGATACTGTCGATCTCGATGCGGCGACTGAGCATGGAGTCGTTACGCTCAATGTTCCTGATTATTGCCTCGATGAAGTTCCAACTCACACTATGGCCCTCATTCTTTCGGTAAAGCGGAACACAGCACAGTATACCGCCGAAATCAAATCCGGGACATGGAACTGGACGAATGGGCAACCAATCTACCGTCTCCGCGGCCAGACTCTCGGTCTTGCCGGATTCGGAAAACTTCCTAAGAACTTGGTCGACAAGGCTAAACCATTCGGACTCGAGCCAATCGCCTATGATCCGTATGTGACCGAAGAGGAAATGGCCGAGCACAACGTCGAAA
Coding sequences within it:
- a CDS encoding C-terminal binding protein produces the protein MTHTILVTDFDFSDLSIERDQLPDSDVEIVEGQARSEADLVETVKEVKPDALLNQYAPVTRAIFEAHSGIQAVGRYGIGVDTVDLDAATEHGVVTLNVPDYCLDEVPTHTMALILSVKRNTAQYTAEIKSGTWNWTNGQPIYRLRGQTLGLAGFGKLPKNLVDKAKPFGLEPIAYDPYVTEEEMAEHNVEKVSFDELLERSDIVSVHTPLTDETREMFDTEAFTAMDEDAIIVNTSRGSTIDVDALHEALVNSELRGAGIDVMPDEPPEHHPLFELDETVMTPHVAWYSEESIGDMRGTVAEDVYRVLEGETPINPVNEEVLN